The Winogradskyella schleiferi genome has a window encoding:
- the polA gene encoding DNA polymerase I yields the protein MSDQKRLFLVDAYALIFRGYYAFIKNPRINSKGEDTSAIMGFMNSLLDVIKRERPDHLAVCFDKGGSVDRVEMFEAYKANRDETPEGIRTAIPHICNILEAMHIPIMVKEGYEADDVIGTLSRQAEKEGYKTYMVTPDKDFAQLVTENIFMYRPVFGGGYETWGIPEVQKKFEVIEPMQVIDFLGMMGDSSDNIPGLPGVGEKTAKKFLKAYGSMENLLANTHELKGKMKEKIEANKELGLLSKQLATIMLDVPVEFNAKDFELDHPDVEKVKEIFQELEFRRLTDNFLKTFAPQDESTSTSKTVTSSTVEKTSPNSVSSSSSNAGAGQFSLFGASTTLSDQNQTVTENSRKTAETTSHFYQSVASGMATKLFVKNLMNQTSVCFDTETTGLNPLTAELVGIAFSWEVGKGFYVPFPEDKSEAQNLIEILRPFFENENIEKIGQNLKYDIKVLAKYNVDVKGKLFDTMLAHYLINPDMRHGMDVLAETYLNYTPISITELIGKKGKNQLSMREVPLEKQTEYAVEDADITLQLKEHFQTELGEANTQKLFDDIEIPLLRVLAAMELEGINLDTEFLNSLSEQLNTDISNLEQEIYATAGEEFNIASPKQLGIILFEKMKLVDKPKKTKTGQYSTAEDVLSYLAKDHDIIQKILDFRGLSKLKSTYVDALPLQVEPSTNRVHTDYMQTVAATGRLSSNNPNLQNIPIRTERGRQVRKAFVPRNEEYTLLAADYSQIELRIIAALSEEETMIEAFKNGEDIHASTASKVFNVPLAEVTREQRSNAKTVNFGIIYGVSAFGLSNQTDLSRGEAKELIDTYYATYPKLKAYMGKQVDFARDNGYVQTVLGRRRYLKDINSRNAVVRGAAERNAVNAPIQGSAADIIKIAMINIYNKLQGGNYKSKMLLQVHDELVFDVYKPELEELKILIKTEMENAYKMDVPLDVEIDTGLNWLEAH from the coding sequence ATGTCAGACCAAAAGCGCCTTTTTCTAGTTGATGCCTATGCCCTTATTTTCCGTGGCTATTATGCCTTTATAAAAAACCCAAGAATAAATTCTAAAGGCGAAGATACCTCTGCCATTATGGGTTTTATGAATTCATTGTTAGATGTCATAAAACGTGAACGACCAGACCATTTAGCCGTTTGTTTTGATAAAGGTGGAAGTGTAGATAGGGTTGAAATGTTTGAAGCTTACAAAGCTAACAGAGACGAAACACCTGAAGGGATAAGAACTGCCATTCCACATATTTGCAATATTTTGGAAGCCATGCACATTCCCATCATGGTAAAGGAAGGGTACGAAGCAGATGATGTTATTGGAACACTGTCTCGTCAAGCGGAAAAAGAAGGCTACAAAACCTATATGGTTACTCCAGATAAAGATTTTGCGCAGTTAGTAACAGAGAATATTTTTATGTATAGACCTGTTTTTGGAGGCGGTTACGAAACTTGGGGAATTCCTGAAGTACAAAAAAAGTTTGAGGTTATAGAACCAATGCAAGTCATTGATTTTTTAGGAATGATGGGAGATTCTAGTGATAATATTCCTGGTTTGCCTGGAGTTGGAGAGAAAACTGCTAAGAAATTTTTGAAGGCTTATGGCAGTATGGAAAACCTTTTAGCCAATACACATGAGCTAAAAGGAAAAATGAAAGAAAAGATTGAGGCCAATAAAGAGCTTGGCTTGTTATCAAAACAACTGGCAACCATTATGCTAGATGTTCCTGTGGAGTTTAATGCCAAGGATTTTGAACTTGACCATCCAGATGTTGAAAAAGTAAAGGAAATTTTTCAGGAATTGGAGTTTAGACGATTGACCGATAATTTCTTAAAGACCTTTGCGCCGCAAGATGAGTCAACTTCCACTTCAAAAACTGTCACTTCGAGCACAGTCGAGAAGACTTCGCCAAATTCAGTCTCAAGTTCAAGCTCTAACGCAGGTGCTGGACAATTTTCATTGTTTGGGGCATCGACCACGCTCAGCGACCAAAACCAGACGGTTACTGAAAACTCCAGGAAAACTGCTGAAACCACTTCACATTTCTATCAAAGTGTAGCCTCTGGTATGGCCACTAAATTGTTTGTCAAAAACCTAATGAATCAGACCTCTGTTTGTTTCGATACGGAAACAACGGGTTTAAATCCTTTAACTGCAGAATTAGTTGGTATCGCATTTTCATGGGAAGTTGGTAAAGGGTTTTACGTACCTTTTCCAGAAGATAAATCTGAAGCCCAAAACTTAATTGAAATATTAAGACCATTTTTCGAAAATGAAAACATTGAAAAAATTGGTCAGAATTTAAAATATGACATTAAGGTTTTAGCTAAATATAATGTGGATGTTAAAGGAAAGCTTTTCGACACCATGTTAGCACATTACCTTATCAATCCAGATATGCGACATGGTATGGATGTGTTGGCAGAAACCTATTTGAACTATACACCTATTTCCATTACAGAACTCATTGGCAAAAAAGGCAAAAACCAATTGTCCATGCGAGAGGTGCCTTTAGAAAAACAAACCGAATATGCGGTGGAAGATGCAGATATTACCTTGCAGCTAAAAGAACATTTTCAAACAGAATTAGGCGAGGCCAATACCCAAAAATTATTTGATGATATTGAAATTCCGCTGTTACGGGTTTTGGCAGCTATGGAATTGGAAGGCATTAATTTAGATACCGAATTTCTGAATTCCTTATCCGAACAGCTCAACACTGATATATCAAATCTTGAACAGGAAATTTATGCAACCGCAGGAGAAGAATTCAACATCGCCTCACCAAAGCAATTGGGCATTATTCTATTTGAAAAAATGAAACTGGTCGATAAGCCTAAAAAAACCAAAACAGGTCAATATTCCACAGCAGAAGACGTATTGAGTTACTTAGCAAAAGACCACGATATTATTCAGAAAATTTTAGACTTCAGAGGGCTTTCAAAATTAAAGAGCACGTATGTTGATGCATTGCCGTTGCAAGTAGAACCTTCAACAAACCGAGTTCACACCGATTATATGCAAACGGTTGCTGCGACGGGTCGTTTAAGTAGTAACAATCCAAACTTACAGAATATTCCAATCCGAACCGAACGCGGTCGCCAAGTGAGAAAAGCATTTGTACCACGAAATGAGGAATACACTTTACTCGCAGCGGATTATTCACAAATAGAATTACGAATCATTGCCGCTTTAAGTGAAGAGGAAACGATGATTGAAGCTTTTAAGAATGGCGAGGATATTCATGCCTCTACCGCTTCAAAAGTTTTTAATGTACCATTAGCTGAAGTCACCAGAGAACAACGAAGTAATGCTAAAACAGTCAACTTCGGAATAATTTATGGTGTGTCTGCTTTCGGGTTAAGTAACCAAACCGATTTATCTCGTGGCGAAGCCAAAGAACTCATTGACACTTATTACGCAACCTATCCCAAACTCAAAGCCTATATGGGCAAGCAAGTAGATTTTGCAAGGGATAATGGTTATGTGCAAACCGTTTTGGGCCGTCGTCGTTACTTAAAGGACATTAATTCTCGAAACGCCGTGGTTAGAGGTGCTGCAGAACGCAACGCCGTAAATGCACCAATACAAGGAAGCGCCGCAGATATTATTAAAATTGCAATGATCAATATTTATAACAAACTACAAGGAGGCAATTATAAATCGAAAATGCTCTTACAGGTTCATGATGAATTGGTGTTTGATGTTTACAAACCAGAACTTGAAGAACTCAAGATTTTGATCAAAACTGAGATGGAAAATGCTTATAAAATGGATGTTCCTTTGGATGTTGAAATTGATACAGGTTTGAATTGGTTGGAGGCGCATTAA
- a CDS encoding MltF family protein has product MPANKKPFNLSQFIAILFFSLYLTCVEKPNSNSNITVEEPTQQRDLAAIKKDGKLKALTVYSGTSYFLYRGKPMGYEYELLKRLAKYLDLELEIIVADDIDDLINMLNRGDGDILAHGLTITASRKASVSFSNYLYLTKQVLVQKKPDDWRTMHWHKLENSLVNDAIELLQDTVSVRNESAYKERIINLSEELGGKIYIKNLPGEMATDKIIKEVADGEIKYTIADNNIAKIMASYHPILDVDVPVSFSQRIGWATRKNSPELLKATNLWLEELKKDVDYNVIYNKYFKNKKDFRRRVKSDFYSLNKEEISPYDSLIKIHSEKIGWDWRLVASLIYQESRFDPNNSSWANAKGLMQIMPKTAKELGVTDRTDPKQSIRGGTSYLGQLSEYFEAVKDSTERKKFTMASYNCGLYHVKDAQKLAKKRGLNPKLWDDNVEDMILELSLPKNYNDPVVKYGYVRGIEPYNYVNQIFERYAHYKQFISE; this is encoded by the coding sequence ATGCCAGCTAACAAAAAACCTTTTAACCTTTCTCAATTTATAGCGATTTTATTTTTTTCCTTATATCTCACTTGCGTCGAAAAACCTAATAGCAATAGTAATATTACTGTAGAAGAGCCAACGCAGCAAAGAGATCTCGCAGCTATTAAAAAGGACGGTAAACTCAAAGCTTTAACCGTTTATAGTGGCACAAGCTACTTTCTTTACAGAGGTAAGCCCATGGGCTACGAATATGAGCTATTAAAACGTCTCGCAAAATATCTCGATCTAGAACTAGAAATCATAGTGGCAGATGATATTGACGACCTCATAAACATGCTCAATCGAGGTGATGGCGACATTTTAGCGCATGGCTTAACGATAACTGCAAGCCGCAAAGCTTCGGTTTCATTTTCAAATTATTTGTATTTAACCAAACAAGTTCTTGTACAGAAAAAACCAGATGATTGGCGAACGATGCATTGGCACAAATTGGAAAATTCCTTAGTTAATGATGCCATAGAGTTATTGCAAGACACGGTCTCCGTTCGTAATGAATCTGCTTACAAAGAGAGAATAATCAATCTGTCCGAAGAACTTGGTGGCAAAATTTATATTAAAAACCTGCCTGGCGAAATGGCGACGGATAAAATCATAAAAGAAGTCGCTGACGGTGAGATTAAATATACCATAGCAGATAACAACATTGCTAAAATAATGGCGTCATATCACCCTATATTAGATGTTGATGTGCCTGTAAGCTTCTCTCAGCGTATCGGCTGGGCTACCCGAAAAAACTCACCAGAACTTTTAAAAGCAACCAACTTATGGCTAGAAGAGCTAAAAAAAGATGTGGATTACAATGTGATTTATAATAAGTATTTCAAAAATAAAAAGGACTTTAGGAGACGTGTTAAAAGTGATTTTTACAGTTTGAATAAAGAAGAGATCAGTCCCTATGACAGCTTAATTAAAATACATTCTGAAAAAATAGGTTGGGATTGGCGTTTGGTTGCTTCGCTTATTTATCAAGAATCGCGCTTCGATCCCAACAACAGTTCTTGGGCCAATGCCAAAGGCTTGATGCAAATTATGCCAAAAACTGCTAAAGAACTTGGTGTTACTGACCGTACTGATCCTAAACAAAGTATTAGAGGCGGTACGTCTTACCTTGGCCAACTATCCGAATATTTTGAAGCTGTAAAGGATTCCACTGAACGTAAAAAATTTACAATGGCTTCCTACAACTGTGGCCTATACCATGTTAAAGATGCCCAAAAACTAGCTAAAAAACGTGGGCTAAATCCAAAACTATGGGATGACAATGTAGAGGATATGATTCTAGAATTAAGCTTACCAAAAAATTACAATGACCCAGTGGTAAAATATGGTTATGTAAGAGGTATTGAGCCTTATAACTATGTGAATCAAATTTTTGAACGTTATGCGCATTATAAGCAGTTTATTTCGGAATAA
- a CDS encoding endonuclease domain-containing protein, which yields MKNKIIPYNPDLKILARQLRKNSTLPEVLLWQSIKQRALGVQFHRQVPMLNYIADFYCHEIGLAIEIDGISHDHSFMYDAKRQGELEAYGVTFLRFSNEEVKKNMFSVLLVIEDKVRELI from the coding sequence ATGAAAAATAAAATAATACCATACAACCCAGATTTAAAAATACTTGCTAGACAATTAAGAAAAAACAGCACGTTACCTGAAGTTTTGTTGTGGCAGAGTATAAAACAACGTGCTCTGGGAGTTCAATTTCATAGGCAGGTTCCAATGTTAAATTACATCGCAGATTTTTATTGCCACGAAATAGGTTTAGCTATTGAAATAGATGGAATAAGTCATGATCATAGTTTCATGTATGATGCCAAAAGACAAGGTGAGTTAGAAGCCTACGGTGTTACTTTTTTGAGATTTTCTAATGAAGAAGTTAAAAAGAATATGTTTAGTGTTTTGTTGGTTATTGAAGATAAAGTTAGAGAATTGATTTAG
- a CDS encoding lipase family protein, with product MRRLVTLIFLLFSILSFGQLKPGFNTNEAKHTMAMCNSYNFIKQFNSDQTIIPNGYNLSYTSDVMSMDNKFQVYENGKIGVINYRGSTDSVISWVENCYSAMIPANGTITIDGEATEYAFAKEETAAVHAGYGLTIVVLSDVLKAQIKALNSKGIYHIIITGHSQGGALATMTRAYLENLPKGELSSKNVYKTYAYAQPMSGNKEFAIEYDERFSDGGTSYSIINPQDPIPNLPFNYEEETLITKDKIKGWLFGDDEFKPKDLGKDAFIRLFERGIKSYVKNSNTLVNKILGLKFGKIEMPEFVSDINYFPTGNLKEIEPFEYPKIELDVSDLTEEELKDLPQDEDGNWYKQEPKFFQHSPYNYYVAMLKKWDRSSFENLELFYLDSDL from the coding sequence CATTCGGGCAGTTAAAACCTGGCTTTAATACTAATGAAGCTAAACATACTATGGCGATGTGCAATAGTTACAATTTCATCAAACAATTTAATTCCGATCAAACCATTATTCCAAACGGCTATAATTTGAGCTATACCTCAGATGTTATGAGTATGGATAATAAATTTCAGGTTTATGAAAATGGCAAGATTGGCGTCATTAATTATAGAGGTTCTACGGATAGTGTCATCAGTTGGGTAGAGAATTGCTATTCAGCCATGATTCCTGCAAATGGAACAATTACGATAGACGGTGAAGCTACCGAGTATGCATTTGCTAAGGAAGAAACTGCAGCAGTTCATGCTGGTTACGGTTTAACTATAGTTGTGCTTTCTGATGTTTTAAAAGCACAAATAAAAGCGTTAAATTCAAAAGGCATTTATCATATTATTATCACAGGCCATAGTCAAGGTGGTGCTTTGGCGACGATGACACGTGCTTATTTAGAGAATTTGCCAAAAGGGGAATTGTCTTCAAAAAATGTATATAAAACATATGCTTATGCGCAACCTATGTCTGGGAATAAAGAATTCGCTATTGAATATGACGAACGATTTAGCGATGGAGGAACGAGTTACTCTATAATTAACCCTCAAGATCCTATACCGAATTTGCCATTTAATTATGAAGAAGAGACACTAATAACTAAAGATAAAATTAAAGGCTGGCTATTTGGGGACGATGAGTTTAAACCAAAGGACTTAGGAAAAGATGCGTTCATTAGATTGTTTGAAAGAGGTATTAAGAGCTATGTAAAAAATAGTAATACCTTGGTGAATAAAATTCTTGGGTTGAAATTCGGGAAAATAGAAATGCCAGAGTTTGTTAGCGATATTAATTATTTTCCAACAGGGAACCTTAAGGAAATAGAACCATTTGAGTATCCAAAAATTGAATTGGATGTTAGTGACCTAACCGAAGAAGAGCTCAAAGATCTTCCGCAAGACGAAGACGGAAATTGGTATAAACAAGAACCTAAATTTTTTCAGCATAGTCCTTATAATTATTATGTGGCGATGCTTAAAAAATGGGACAGATCTTCTTTTGAAAATTTAGAGTTGTTTTATTTGGATTCGGATCTGTAA
- a CDS encoding cupin domain-containing protein, whose product MKRQHFLKSLGGISLLALIPNFSITKHLKTLTGNLKGKIIRNNDGTRLNVIGDIQTHKLIGSDTNNQIVEWVDDVEPGVGIPPHIHTKEDEIFRVIKGEIEIMVDGKTTVLKAGDVAFAPKNIPHSWTVIGTEKAKMITSAFPAGIEIMFKELNDLPSGPPDFKVVSEICGRYGITFMT is encoded by the coding sequence ACGACAACATTTTTTAAAATCATTGGGCGGAATCAGCCTCTTAGCGTTGATTCCAAATTTTTCAATCACAAAGCATTTAAAAACATTAACAGGTAATTTAAAAGGAAAAATCATTAGAAATAACGATGGGACTCGCTTAAATGTTATTGGTGATATACAAACGCATAAGCTTATTGGCAGTGACACTAACAATCAAATTGTAGAATGGGTAGATGATGTAGAACCTGGTGTAGGTATTCCACCACACATCCATACCAAGGAAGATGAAATATTTAGAGTGATTAAAGGAGAAATTGAAATCATGGTAGATGGTAAAACTACGGTACTCAAAGCTGGTGATGTTGCTTTTGCTCCTAAAAATATTCCACATTCTTGGACTGTAATTGGCACAGAAAAAGCCAAAATGATCACTAGCGCCTTTCCTGCTGGAATAGAAATAATGTTCAAAGAACTAAACGATTTACCTTCTGGTCCTCCAGACTTCAAAGTAGTTTCGGAAATATGCGGTAGATACGGAATCACATTTATGACATAA